A region of Pseudomonas putida DNA encodes the following proteins:
- a CDS encoding helix-turn-helix domain-containing protein yields MARTDIGKALRHYRKQAGLTQAEFGELTGFDPKTISRLETGDRTPSLDALETFARVLKVQVRDFFVETKTEPTEEEMRAYLLNVICKADKGALLKLKAAVDKALASKTD; encoded by the coding sequence ATGGCACGAACAGACATCGGTAAGGCGCTACGTCACTACCGGAAGCAGGCAGGTCTGACACAGGCCGAGTTCGGCGAGCTGACAGGCTTCGATCCGAAGACCATCAGTCGATTGGAGACGGGCGACCGGACGCCAAGCCTTGATGCGCTTGAGACATTCGCCCGTGTTTTGAAGGTCCAGGTTCGTGACTTCTTTGTGGAGACAAAGACAGAACCGACCGAAGAAGAAATGCGTGCTTACCTACTGAACGTTATTTGTAAAGCAGATAAAGGCGCACTTTTAAAACTCAAAGCCGCTGTTGATAAAGCCCTTGCATCCAAAACAGACTAA
- a CDS encoding replication initiation protein produces MHCSQLTLENTLEVYRSKLPKKPYHTNNYLFGKQVGTVSSAIKSIYLQPNSLTHKYFMIFDLDSEMSVLDWSDKGLPAPHLIVRNLDNGRSHLTYILNTSVKTDVRGLLKPIKYCSDVEHGLAVRIGADMNYNGLLTKNPFNSAAYKVFSFEDEPYDLDYLNEFVDKDLVRQQREAKKKKNVEDGFASGRNCTLFETLRLWAYSNWHRFHQVELHAEILDQAMMFNTFECPLGMNEVRTIADSVYRFITQHFSIERLNELKSERAKQSRAKSKGNVIYTGDKPWEEEGIPKRTYYYRKINGVNTERQTISKAKPWEKLGIGRTKWYELGKPDKI; encoded by the coding sequence ATGCACTGCAGCCAATTAACGCTCGAAAATACGCTTGAAGTATACAGGTCGAAACTTCCTAAAAAGCCCTACCATACAAACAACTACTTATTCGGAAAGCAAGTTGGCACAGTAAGTTCAGCTATAAAATCCATCTACCTTCAACCCAATTCGCTGACTCACAAATATTTCATGATATTTGATTTGGATAGTGAAATGAGCGTGCTGGACTGGTCGGATAAAGGATTGCCAGCTCCGCACTTGATAGTCAGAAACTTAGACAACGGCCGCTCTCACCTAACCTACATCCTCAATACATCTGTTAAAACAGACGTTAGAGGGCTTTTAAAGCCTATTAAATATTGTTCGGATGTTGAGCATGGGCTTGCTGTGAGAATCGGCGCAGATATGAACTATAACGGATTACTGACAAAAAACCCGTTCAATTCAGCCGCCTATAAAGTTTTCTCCTTTGAAGATGAGCCGTATGACTTAGATTATCTTAATGAGTTTGTAGATAAAGACCTTGTTAGGCAGCAGAGGGAGGCGAAGAAAAAGAAGAACGTAGAGGACGGATTCGCATCTGGAAGAAACTGCACCTTGTTCGAAACGCTACGCTTATGGGCCTATTCGAATTGGCACAGGTTCCACCAGGTCGAGTTACATGCCGAGATCCTTGACCAAGCGATGATGTTCAACACATTTGAGTGCCCGTTAGGCATGAACGAGGTTAGGACCATTGCCGACAGCGTGTATCGCTTCATCACTCAGCACTTTTCAATTGAAAGGCTCAACGAACTGAAAAGCGAGCGAGCTAAGCAATCAAGAGCCAAAAGCAAAGGAAACGTGATTTACACAGGGGATAAACCTTGGGAGGAAGAAGGGATACCGAAACGAACCTACTATTACAGAAAGATAAACGGAGTTAACACAGAGCGCCAGACTATTTCTAAGGCCAAACCTTGGGAGAAATTAGGCATAGGAAGAACAAAGTGGTATGAGCTTGGCAAGCCGGACAAAATTTAG
- a CDS encoding type 4 pilus major pilin, which translates to MIKNKSNIAGLTLIETLIWFAIFAAVIAGVFALYSNSRNASNASTVNKELSTIFSQTEQLFASEDTADLNRALALKMGVFPKSVKVSSAGVISNVFGGTINITGQTPSGFTVTYTNVPSGEVCSNIVRSQKAVGWDTVKGKAEATFDEKYSITQVGAVCGDNGGASTSLEFVRLGSNT; encoded by the coding sequence ATGATAAAAAACAAAAGCAACATCGCAGGCCTTACTTTAATTGAAACGTTGATTTGGTTCGCCATATTCGCAGCAGTAATAGCTGGCGTATTCGCCCTTTATTCAAACTCACGCAACGCAAGTAATGCGTCTACTGTAAACAAAGAACTATCCACTATCTTCTCTCAGACCGAACAGTTATTCGCAAGTGAGGATACCGCAGACTTAAATAGGGCGCTTGCTCTGAAAATGGGAGTTTTTCCTAAGAGTGTTAAGGTAAGCTCGGCGGGAGTCATTAGCAACGTCTTTGGCGGAACCATTAATATAACTGGGCAAACGCCAAGCGGCTTCACCGTAACCTATACAAACGTGCCAAGTGGGGAAGTATGCTCTAACATTGTTAGATCACAAAAAGCAGTTGGCTGGGATACTGTAAAAGGTAAAGCTGAAGCTACATTTGATGAAAAATATAGCATAACTCAAGTGGGAGCAGTCTGTGGTGATAATGGTGGAGCATCAACCAGTCTCGAGTTTGTTAGATTAGGCTCGAACACTTAA
- a CDS encoding sigma-70 family RNA polymerase sigma factor, giving the protein MPRPHDIGELYVQHHGWVVGMLRRKLGNREQALDMAQDTFVRLLRSELPSLLHEPRAYLGTVANRLCIQYFRRQALERAYLGSLALLEPQHQPDEETRLLVLEALDAVGQVLDGLGSKVRDIFLLSQLDGWTYPQIAEHLGLTVNVVQKAMLKAYRHCYAAVYDQ; this is encoded by the coding sequence ATGCCCCGCCCACACGACATCGGTGAGCTCTATGTCCAGCACCATGGCTGGGTGGTCGGCATGCTCCGGCGCAAGCTGGGCAACCGTGAACAGGCGCTGGACATGGCCCAGGATACCTTCGTCAGGTTGTTGCGCAGCGAGTTGCCCTCACTGTTGCACGAACCCAGAGCTTACCTGGGCACGGTGGCAAACCGGCTGTGCATTCAGTATTTTCGTCGACAAGCACTGGAACGGGCCTACCTTGGCAGCCTGGCCCTGCTGGAACCGCAGCATCAGCCCGACGAGGAAACCCGTCTGCTGGTACTCGAAGCCCTCGACGCCGTGGGCCAGGTGCTGGATGGCCTCGGCAGCAAGGTGCGGGACATTTTCCTGCTCTCCCAGCTCGATGGCTGGACCTACCCGCAGATCGCCGAACACCTGGGGCTGACCGTCAATGTCGTGCAGAAAGCCATGCTCAAGGCTTATCGACACTGTTACGCCGCAGTGTACGACCAATGA
- a CDS encoding DUF4880 domain-containing protein, whose protein sequence is MTPPPSDAQKLDPEVVEQAMLWMVRLQSGLSTDSERTACLHWRQENTEHERAWQRLSGIGQGLRESTGALSAPDARQLLQARTRMSRRGVLKGMAGVAVVVASSHAIHQRSLLPTLLSDYGTGTGERRSWALGEGLDVQLDTRTALDSDAVANGRLLTLNSGRVLVELSAPTHVRIRTAEAHVLPSAGSRLIVSHGLPGTPGTRVQLLSGAALVEQVHGERFELSGGWQQAFDAIQAGPLLPLPAAASAWTQGLLIAERMPLGKLLAELDRYRTGFLRCDPAIAALQVSGAFSIDQPDASLSLLTKVLPVRVHKVFGYWANVLPA, encoded by the coding sequence ATGACCCCACCCCCCAGCGATGCCCAAAAGCTCGACCCCGAAGTGGTCGAGCAAGCCATGCTGTGGATGGTGCGTCTGCAGTCTGGCCTGAGCACCGACAGCGAGCGCACGGCCTGCCTGCACTGGCGCCAGGAGAACACCGAGCACGAGAGGGCCTGGCAACGCTTGAGCGGTATTGGCCAGGGCCTGCGCGAAAGCACCGGCGCACTGTCAGCGCCTGACGCACGGCAGTTGCTACAGGCGCGTACCCGGATGTCCAGACGCGGTGTGCTCAAGGGCATGGCCGGGGTCGCAGTGGTCGTGGCCAGCAGCCACGCGATACACCAGCGCAGCCTGCTGCCAACACTGCTCAGCGACTACGGCACTGGCACCGGCGAACGGCGCAGTTGGGCGCTCGGTGAGGGGCTGGACGTGCAACTCGACACGCGCACTGCGCTGGACAGCGATGCCGTCGCCAATGGTCGCTTGTTGACCCTCAACAGTGGGCGCGTACTGGTGGAACTTAGCGCCCCGACGCACGTACGCATCCGTACAGCCGAAGCACATGTACTTCCTTCGGCAGGGTCACGACTGATCGTCAGCCACGGCCTGCCCGGCACACCCGGCACCCGCGTCCAGTTGCTTAGCGGCGCGGCCCTGGTTGAACAGGTACACGGTGAACGTTTCGAGCTCAGCGGCGGCTGGCAGCAAGCCTTCGATGCAATCCAGGCTGGCCCTCTGCTGCCGCTTCCGGCAGCAGCCAGCGCCTGGACGCAGGGCTTGCTGATTGCCGAGCGCATGCCCCTTGGCAAACTGCTGGCCGAGCTCGACCGTTACCGCACAGGCTTTCTGCGCTGCGACCCCGCCATCGCGGCGTTGCAGGTCAGCGGCGCATTCTCTATCGATCAGCCAGACGCCAGCCTGAGCCTGCTGACCAAGGTGCTGCCGGTACGGGTGCACAAGGTCTTCGGCTACTGGGCCAATGTACTGCCTGCATGA
- a CDS encoding TonB-dependent siderophore receptor, giving the protein MQSHLTPLAAALRPLLLGFALAAVTPALLAAEPTAEHSAARAFDIPAGRLDSALGQFGQQAGVMVAVDSQLSQGLRSPGLQGTYPVTQGLSLLLHGTGLEAIMTGAGRYRLLARTGNSGALELDATSIQANDYRDDPLGPGDGYIARRTSTATKTDSDFLEAPQAISVVTRERLDDMGVQRLDEALRYTSGVRSDSGGANNAADNIFLRGYAVSFTYKDGLRLRPLGFFGMFAEEPYGLERVEVLKGPTSILYGQSEPGGLVNTVSKRPTDHARGEVGASIGSGHRRQLTFDSSGPLNDTLSYRFVALGREADGVYDHTDDDRTYVAPSLTWKPDEATSLTLLAAYQKNKALAPSNIPWAAVNGSSPYGRVPMERFIGEPSFDFEEVESSSLGYEFRHDFDEVWTFRQNARYSTYDNQENYLARVSGLVTGSDGVPNASINRNYQLRHAYGDHLALDNQVQARFSTGPVEHTALLGMDYSWSKSTRNEKWGAATPINVFDPAYGAPVDTSAYTAWVNTRQRTTQLGYYFQDQIKYQQWVLTLGGRQDRARTRTTDRWTGQETADQDWDAFTGRAGLVYLFDNGLAPYVSYSESFNPVSGSTSPARGSKPFDPETAKQYEAGVRYQPPGSDTQVTLSVYDLRKQNATTPDAQNLNYSIQTGETRSRGVELEAITTVAEQLKLTGSLSYSDVEVTQSNAGDEGKHPFKIPARLASAWADYSVPFDPLQGLSIGVGVRYTGFSYGDSMNTFKVPSYTLYDAAVRYDLGHLDASLRGVKASLNLKNLTDKYYVASCFFSLACNMGEGRSAVAEVSYSW; this is encoded by the coding sequence ATGCAAAGCCACCTCACCCCACTCGCCGCTGCCCTGCGCCCTTTGCTGCTCGGGTTCGCACTGGCCGCCGTCACGCCCGCGCTTTTGGCTGCCGAACCCACGGCCGAGCACAGTGCGGCACGTGCCTTCGATATCCCGGCCGGCAGGCTGGACAGCGCACTGGGGCAGTTTGGCCAGCAGGCCGGGGTCATGGTCGCGGTCGACTCGCAGCTGTCGCAGGGCTTGCGCAGCCCAGGCCTGCAAGGCACCTACCCCGTCACCCAGGGCCTGTCGCTACTGCTGCACGGCACAGGCCTCGAAGCCATCATGACGGGCGCAGGGCGTTATCGGCTGCTGGCCCGCACGGGCAACAGCGGTGCACTCGAACTCGATGCCACCAGCATCCAAGCCAATGATTACCGCGATGATCCGCTTGGGCCGGGCGACGGCTACATTGCACGACGCACCAGCACCGCGACCAAGACCGACAGCGACTTCCTCGAAGCACCCCAGGCCATCTCCGTGGTCACCCGCGAACGCCTCGACGACATGGGCGTGCAACGCCTGGACGAAGCCTTGCGCTATACCTCGGGGGTACGCTCCGACTCAGGTGGCGCCAACAATGCCGCTGACAATATCTTCCTGCGCGGCTATGCGGTGTCCTTTACCTACAAGGATGGCCTGCGCCTGCGCCCGCTGGGCTTTTTCGGCATGTTTGCCGAAGAACCCTACGGCCTGGAACGCGTGGAAGTGCTCAAGGGGCCAACATCGATCCTCTACGGCCAGAGCGAACCCGGCGGGCTGGTCAACACGGTGTCCAAGCGTCCGACCGACCATGCCCGCGGCGAAGTCGGTGCGTCAATCGGCAGCGGCCATCGCCGCCAGCTGACATTCGACAGCAGCGGCCCGCTGAACGACACCCTGAGCTACCGCTTCGTCGCCCTCGGCCGCGAAGCAGACGGGGTATACGACCACACCGACGACGACCGCACCTACGTCGCGCCCAGCCTGACCTGGAAACCCGACGAGGCCACCAGCCTGACCCTGCTGGCGGCCTATCAGAAGAACAAGGCCCTGGCACCCAGCAACATCCCATGGGCGGCGGTCAACGGCAGCAGCCCCTACGGACGGGTGCCCATGGAGCGTTTTATCGGCGAACCGTCCTTCGACTTCGAAGAAGTCGAGAGCAGCTCGCTGGGTTACGAGTTCAGGCATGACTTCGACGAGGTCTGGACGTTCCGCCAGAACGCCCGCTACAGCACCTACGACAACCAGGAAAACTACCTGGCGCGGGTCAGTGGCCTGGTGACAGGCAGCGATGGCGTGCCCAACGCCTCGATCAACCGCAACTACCAGCTTCGCCACGCCTACGGTGACCACCTGGCATTGGACAACCAGGTGCAGGCCCGTTTTAGCACCGGCCCGGTGGAGCACACGGCTTTGCTTGGCATGGACTACAGCTGGAGCAAATCGACGCGCAACGAAAAATGGGGCGCCGCCACCCCGATCAACGTGTTCGACCCGGCCTACGGCGCGCCGGTGGACACCTCGGCCTATACGGCATGGGTCAACACCCGGCAGCGCACCACCCAACTGGGCTATTACTTCCAGGACCAGATCAAGTACCAGCAATGGGTGCTGACCCTCGGTGGCCGTCAGGACCGGGCCAGAACCCGAACTACCGATCGCTGGACCGGCCAGGAAACTGCCGACCAGGACTGGGATGCCTTCACTGGCCGGGCCGGCCTGGTCTATCTGTTCGATAACGGCCTGGCGCCCTATGTCAGCTACTCCGAGTCGTTCAACCCGGTGAGCGGTAGCACCTCACCCGCACGCGGCAGCAAACCGTTCGATCCGGAAACCGCCAAACAGTACGAGGCAGGCGTGCGCTACCAACCGCCCGGCAGCGACACCCAGGTCACCCTGTCGGTCTATGACCTGCGCAAGCAGAACGCCACCACTCCCGATGCGCAAAACCTCAACTACAGCATCCAGACTGGCGAAACCCGCTCGCGTGGGGTCGAACTCGAAGCCATCACCACGGTTGCCGAACAGCTCAAGCTGACGGGCTCACTTTCCTACAGCGATGTGGAAGTCACCCAGAGCAATGCCGGCGATGAAGGCAAGCACCCGTTCAAGATACCTGCCCGGTTGGCCTCGGCCTGGGCCGACTACAGTGTGCCCTTCGACCCGCTACAGGGCCTGAGCATTGGCGTGGGGGTGCGTTACACCGGGTTCAGTTATGGCGACAGCATGAACACCTTCAAGGTGCCCTCGTACACCCTCTACGATGCCGCCGTGCGCTATGACCTGGGCCACCTCGATGCCAGCCTGCGGGGGGTGAAGGCCAGCCTCAACCTGAAGAACCTCACCGACAAGTACTACGTGGCGTCGTGCTTCTTCTCGCTGGCCTGCAACATGGGCGAGGGGCGTTCGGCCGTGGCCGAAGTCAGCTACAGCTGGTAA
- a CDS encoding YggL family protein has protein sequence MATNRSRRLRKKLCVDEFQELGFELNLDFKEDLDDQAIDAFLDAFLEEAMDANGLDYVGGDDFGLVCSAERGSVSEEQRAAVEAWLKGRGELTKIEVSPLLDAWYPGTPINAAK, from the coding sequence ATGGCCACTAACCGCTCCCGTCGCCTGCGCAAAAAGCTGTGTGTCGACGAGTTCCAGGAATTGGGCTTCGAGCTGAACCTGGACTTCAAGGAAGATCTGGATGACCAGGCAATCGATGCATTCCTCGATGCCTTCCTGGAAGAAGCCATGGACGCCAACGGCCTCGACTACGTCGGCGGTGACGATTTCGGCCTGGTGTGCTCGGCCGAGCGTGGTTCGGTCAGCGAAGAACAACGTGCTGCCGTCGAAGCCTGGCTCAAGGGCCGTGGCGAACTGACCAAGATCGAAGTCAGCCCGCTGCTCGACGCCTGGTATCCGGGCACGCCGATCAACGCGGCTAAGTGA